One window from the genome of Leptospira wolffii serovar Khorat str. Khorat-H2 encodes:
- a CDS encoding MFS transporter — translation MRENQVKVYGYRWVILGLYALITAIIQIQWLTLASVARDAKLFYGVSGFQIDLLSMIFLAVFVLIAIPASYVIDTYGIRIGVGIGAVLTGGFGFLKGLYASDFNIVLLSQIGLAIAQPFILNAVTKVSVQWFPIMERATAVALGTLAQFVGIIIVMILTPRLIGDTNPDPSKIPGILLQYGIVSLAGAVIFLAFFREKPPTSPSTHGEDSKIKVFEGLKHILNQKDMQKALLLFLIGLGIFNAISTCIDQICEQKGLNMTQSGDIAGMMLMSGIIGGIFVPLISDKVGKRQPFLLAAMAGFLPGILLLAFAQDYALVLTGAFLIGFFLLGIGAPIGFQYCAEITSPAPESSSQGLLLLIGQVSGIAFIVGMDTLGMGLFLKIFIGLGVVNLLISFLLKESPMMDYGAEKVQENSLTRK, via the coding sequence ATGCGCGAAAACCAGGTAAAAGTATACGGCTATAGATGGGTGATCCTTGGTCTATACGCATTGATAACGGCGATTATCCAAATACAATGGCTAACCTTAGCCTCTGTCGCCAGAGACGCGAAGTTATTCTACGGAGTGAGCGGCTTCCAAATCGATCTTCTTTCCATGATCTTTTTAGCGGTTTTCGTTCTCATCGCGATTCCTGCATCCTACGTAATCGATACCTACGGCATCCGGATCGGCGTAGGTATCGGAGCCGTCTTAACTGGCGGTTTCGGTTTTCTAAAAGGACTATACGCTTCCGATTTCAATATCGTATTATTATCCCAGATCGGTTTAGCGATAGCGCAACCGTTCATTCTGAACGCGGTCACCAAGGTGAGCGTGCAATGGTTTCCTATTATGGAAAGGGCTACGGCAGTCGCATTGGGTACCTTAGCTCAATTCGTAGGGATCATCATCGTTATGATCCTCACTCCTAGATTGATCGGAGATACCAATCCGGATCCGAGCAAAATTCCCGGTATTTTACTACAGTACGGTATCGTATCTTTGGCTGGTGCCGTGATATTTTTAGCGTTCTTTCGCGAAAAACCTCCCACTTCTCCGAGTACTCACGGAGAGGATTCCAAAATCAAGGTTTTCGAAGGCTTAAAGCATATTCTCAACCAAAAGGATATGCAAAAGGCATTGCTTCTATTTCTAATCGGATTAGGAATCTTTAATGCAATCAGCACCTGCATCGATCAAATCTGCGAGCAAAAGGGATTGAATATGACCCAATCCGGAGATATAGCGGGAATGATGCTTATGTCCGGTATTATCGGAGGGATCTTCGTACCTCTGATTTCCGACAAAGTCGGTAAAAGACAACCTTTCCTATTGGCCGCCATGGCGGGTTTTTTACCGGGAATCCTATTGCTTGCGTTCGCCCAGGATTACGCTCTTGTATTAACGGGCGCGTTTCTGATCGGATTCTTCCTACTCGGAATCGGAGCTCCGATCGGATTCCAATACTGCGCCGAAATCACATCTCCCGCTCCGGAATCCTCATCCCAAGGCTTATTGCTACTGATCGGTCAGGTCTCCGGAATCGCTTTCATCGTAGGAATGGACACTCTTGGTATGGGACTTTTTCTCAAGATCTTCATCGGATTAGGAGTAGTGAATCTTCTAATCTCCTTCCTATTAAAGGAATCTCCGATGATGGATTATGGAGCGGAAAAGGTTCAGGAAAATTCCCTGACTAGAAAATAA
- a CDS encoding L-dopachrome tautomerase-related protein, protein MLEKWIVPLAFILLIQNCETTNLEDRTTLPKYPGSALEKVIQLDRPPGNISASSDGRIFFSFFPQGSPPIKVAELKNGHAIAFPNQAFQKNFNTVLSVRADDKSRLWTLDYGNLGIGSGPKIYAFDIATGAVIHEYSFPSDIAPKDSLFNDMQVDTVTETIYITDTSPIIPDPGLVVYDIATKKARRLLKGHVSVTGERNEIVVNGSSFEVAGVPIIFNADSIALDQNLEWLYFAPFTSGELYRAKTADLRNKSLTAAQLAEKVEQYSLKTMSDGISLDLSGNIYVTDAEHSAVNLIDPNTKALTTLFKDPSFRWPDGFSYAPDGYMYLTCSALNEVFLQTDATILSRGPYYIYRFHPEASGIVGR, encoded by the coding sequence ATGTTAGAAAAATGGATCGTACCCTTAGCGTTCATCTTGTTGATCCAAAATTGCGAAACGACCAATTTGGAAGATAGAACCACTTTGCCCAAGTATCCCGGTTCAGCCTTAGAAAAGGTGATACAGTTGGATAGGCCTCCCGGAAATATCAGCGCGTCCTCGGATGGAAGGATTTTCTTTTCGTTCTTTCCTCAGGGTTCGCCTCCTATAAAGGTTGCCGAGCTCAAGAACGGACATGCGATAGCTTTTCCGAACCAAGCCTTTCAGAAGAATTTTAATACAGTCCTCTCAGTCCGTGCGGATGATAAATCCAGACTTTGGACTCTGGATTACGGAAATTTAGGAATCGGTTCCGGGCCTAAGATCTATGCCTTCGATATAGCCACAGGGGCGGTGATTCACGAGTATAGCTTCCCGAGCGATATCGCTCCCAAGGATTCTTTATTTAACGATATGCAAGTGGATACCGTGACGGAGACGATTTATATTACGGATACTAGTCCTATTATTCCGGATCCAGGCTTGGTCGTATACGATATAGCCACGAAGAAAGCGAGAAGACTCTTGAAAGGACATGTTTCCGTTACGGGAGAAAGGAACGAAATCGTGGTGAACGGATCTTCTTTCGAGGTGGCCGGAGTTCCTATCATCTTTAATGCGGATTCCATCGCCTTGGATCAGAATTTGGAATGGCTATATTTCGCTCCTTTTACTTCGGGAGAATTGTACAGGGCCAAGACGGCCGATCTTAGAAACAAATCTCTGACCGCGGCTCAACTCGCGGAGAAGGTGGAACAATACTCCTTAAAGACGATGAGCGACGGGATCAGTTTGGATTTGAGTGGAAATATCTATGTGACCGATGCGGAGCATTCTGCCGTGAATCTTATAGATCCGAATACGAAGGCTCTTACGACTCTGTTCAAGGATCCTTCGTTCCGCTGGCCGGACGGATTTTCGTATGCTCCCGACGGGTACATGTACCTGACTTGCAGTGCCTTGAACGAGGTCTTCCTACAGACGGATGCCACGATCTTAAGTCGCGGGCCGTATTATATTTATAGATTCCATCCCGAGGCTTCGGGGATCGTAGGAAGATAA
- a CDS encoding flagellar assembly protein FlaA, which produces MVAFFLFVLSPSIFAKDLSGIYKEVIVQDFETDSFGEENIKAKLGPELNPEVRISTVFRTPERDSEKSLYVEVSAERNQSFQILFKKPWTSQEFVKEFSFHMYANEGGGSLFLLVRDSTLDMKKLLLTHFNFSGWKKVSLDISRKVRQDDLVTHKNSELVFLGFLYVAPFEMKRGAREVFVIDDILAKVRPKYLLFPGEKTLVK; this is translated from the coding sequence ATCGTCGCATTCTTCTTATTCGTATTATCTCCTTCTATCTTTGCAAAGGATCTATCCGGAATTTATAAAGAAGTAATAGTGCAGGATTTCGAAACCGATTCCTTCGGAGAGGAGAATATAAAGGCCAAATTAGGTCCGGAACTCAATCCCGAAGTGAGAATATCCACCGTCTTTCGTACTCCCGAAAGAGACTCCGAAAAATCCTTATATGTGGAAGTAAGCGCGGAGAGAAATCAGTCTTTCCAAATTCTATTCAAGAAACCCTGGACCTCTCAGGAGTTCGTTAAGGAATTTTCCTTTCATATGTATGCGAACGAAGGAGGAGGTTCTCTTTTTCTTTTGGTCAGAGATTCGACTTTGGACATGAAGAAATTGCTTCTCACTCATTTCAATTTTTCCGGCTGGAAGAAAGTTTCCTTAGATATCTCGCGGAAAGTTCGGCAGGATGACCTAGTCACCCACAAGAATTCGGAGCTGGTCTTTCTGGGATTTTTATACGTGGCGCCCTTCGAGATGAAAAGAGGAGCGAGAGAAGTCTTCGTGATCGACGATATCTTAGCTAAGGTTAGACCGAAATATCTGCTTTTTCCGGGAGAAAAGACTCTGGTAAAATAG
- a CDS encoding NAD(P)-dependent oxidoreductase has product MFLSQKTIASLSCLLRMIPMARPLLFYPQGTTGGSEIFSHFRKLETREYPAKFPEETVSSSPEILVANTRLKIDRDTIRKFPSVRVFATVSSGVDHVNFSDLKREGKVFLNSPGCNAGSVAEYCWAALSEFLDQEEAKKKKIGLIGFGNTGKAFASILSNRGIPFVYNDPFIKEKSVPFEEALDSEIVSFHVPLTKEGPYPTYEMLDLLHADRLRPGTLVLNTSRGEIWSKEAWQRILERKDLLRVLDVFRPEPPTGSDAETMIDLADTIFTPHIAGYSQLGRLLGTYRLAKKLSILYEDGPLPPLGDFLKSEAPIRTSTFLRKEDSDLRDAWRKGDWDYFERRRNTYPVRLDMGLFDSEE; this is encoded by the coding sequence ATGTTTTTAAGTCAAAAAACAATAGCCTCCCTTTCCTGTTTGTTAAGAATGATTCCAATGGCTCGCCCTCTATTATTTTATCCTCAAGGTACTACGGGGGGATCCGAGATATTCTCTCATTTTCGGAAATTGGAAACGAGAGAATATCCGGCTAAATTTCCGGAAGAAACCGTAAGTTCGAGTCCGGAAATTTTGGTAGCAAATACCAGACTGAAGATAGACCGGGATACGATCCGTAAATTTCCTAGCGTAAGAGTATTCGCTACGGTAAGCTCCGGTGTGGATCATGTGAATTTCTCGGATTTAAAGAGAGAAGGGAAAGTGTTCCTGAATTCTCCGGGCTGTAACGCAGGGTCGGTGGCGGAATATTGCTGGGCGGCTTTGTCGGAATTCTTAGATCAGGAGGAAGCTAAGAAAAAGAAAATAGGTCTTATCGGTTTCGGAAATACAGGAAAGGCTTTTGCAAGCATCTTGTCGAACCGAGGGATTCCGTTCGTATATAACGATCCCTTTATAAAGGAAAAATCCGTTCCTTTCGAGGAAGCCTTGGATTCCGAGATCGTAAGTTTTCATGTGCCGCTTACCAAGGAAGGACCTTATCCGACATACGAGATGTTGGACCTCCTACATGCGGATAGACTTCGTCCCGGAACCCTCGTTTTAAATACAAGTAGAGGAGAAATCTGGAGTAAGGAAGCCTGGCAAAGAATTCTGGAAAGAAAGGATCTATTGCGAGTGTTGGACGTATTCCGTCCGGAGCCTCCTACGGGTTCGGATGCGGAAACAATGATCGATTTAGCCGATACGATTTTCACTCCTCATATAGCCGGATATAGCCAATTGGGCCGTTTGCTGGGCACTTATCGCTTGGCCAAGAAACTCAGCATCCTTTACGAGGACGGTCCTCTACCTCCTCTCGGCGATTTTCTGAAATCGGAGGCTCCGATCCGAACTTCTACCTTCTTAAGAAAAGAGGATTCCGATTTAAGGGATGCCTGGAGAAAAGGGGATTGGGATTATTTCGAGAGGAGAAGAAATACTTATCCGGTAAGGTTGGATATGGGACTATTCGATTCGGAAGAATAA
- a CDS encoding lipase secretion chaperone produces the protein MLERIKEIPTKVWLFSIGLLVLVSLVVFLLWEPGSSGKDFGFDGDDSLGFTVTQNEVGEWVIHPEIIATSRELYKDGEWLTYEEILKYAASGELDLVSSLWELRRKCPKDYSPEQCNDLVKAFLHEQYPGPDGERLLGLFRRYLDYETVLREFEQPRGKDPEEIYEMIKKKRRELFSEQDAKLIFGLEEAEKEYQFGYNQFLSETKNLSGDQKLARYEEYRKGVYGNYYNTINKREPKFNKYETEMFFKESDLNKLSASDRDPKVRAIREKYFGKDGADRIEKVYKEIEATKAKEAETDREEQAWLKANPNAKADEKEKALSAIRTRILGAEEGEQYGRRKALEEDQKRLQGK, from the coding sequence ATGTTAGAGCGTATCAAAGAAATCCCTACCAAAGTCTGGCTTTTTTCCATCGGCCTCCTTGTCCTCGTATCCCTCGTGGTCTTTCTTCTCTGGGAACCCGGCTCGAGCGGAAAAGATTTCGGATTCGACGGAGACGATTCCTTAGGCTTCACCGTCACACAAAACGAAGTGGGAGAATGGGTCATCCATCCGGAGATCATTGCCACATCTAGAGAATTGTATAAGGACGGAGAATGGCTAACCTACGAAGAGATTCTAAAATACGCCGCCTCGGGAGAATTGGATTTGGTCTCCTCCTTGTGGGAACTCCGACGCAAGTGTCCTAAAGATTATAGTCCCGAGCAATGCAACGATTTAGTTAAGGCCTTCCTCCACGAACAATACCCCGGCCCGGACGGTGAAAGGCTTCTGGGACTTTTCCGTCGTTATCTGGATTATGAAACCGTATTAAGAGAATTCGAACAACCTAGGGGAAAAGATCCGGAAGAAATCTACGAGATGATCAAGAAGAAGAGAAGAGAACTCTTTTCGGAGCAGGACGCCAAATTGATCTTCGGATTGGAAGAAGCCGAAAAAGAATACCAATTCGGATACAACCAATTCTTAAGCGAAACCAAGAATCTTTCCGGCGATCAAAAACTGGCAAGATACGAGGAATACAGAAAGGGAGTATACGGAAATTATTATAATACGATCAACAAAAGGGAGCCCAAGTTCAACAAATACGAAACGGAGATGTTCTTTAAGGAAAGCGATCTGAACAAATTATCCGCTTCCGATAGGGATCCTAAGGTCCGAGCCATACGGGAGAAATACTTCGGTAAGGACGGTGCGGATCGTATCGAAAAAGTATATAAGGAAATCGAGGCAACCAAGGCCAAAGAAGCGGAGACGGACAGAGAAGAGCAGGCCTGGTTAAAAGCGAATCCCAACGCCAAAGCCGACGAAAAAGAAAAGGCCCTTTCTGCGATACGCACTCGTATCCTCGGCGCGGAAGAAGGCGAACAATACGGCCGTAGAAAAGCCTTAGAAGAAGACCAAAAACGTCTACAGGGAAAATGA